The following proteins are encoded in a genomic region of Aquifex aeolicus VF5:
- a CDS encoding FlxA-like family protein has translation MMKRFVALSMAIFSLSFAQDVDEKIKALEEQIESLQKELQELKKAKEETEVLKEEFRKLRLEIVMPEAYKPYAGLGPAASKVYQVKKGVSIGGYGELHYINNPDNDPSSIIDLKRLILYFGYSFTENLKFNSEIEIEHAFVEGGEESGELAVEFAYLDYNFSPKFGLRGGMLLIPVGIVNELHEPPTFPTVDRPYLERNIIPTTWSENGIGIYGDTDLISYRAYIVNGMKAEEGEFKASAPLKKLRQNGGEAVSDSLAFTGRIDFKLPNNLTVGASTFISGVQNEDGKNLGNIYLFSPHLWWQYAGWDVRFVGAYATVSDAEKITLELSSATCDKSTCNVFPKRMQGFYLQVAYNILRHFDTEQELYVFGVYENYDTHASVPSGYEKPKGSEVQIFNFGISYKPHPLVALKADYVREDYKDKKDNDIYRAAITWMF, from the coding sequence GTGATGAAAAGATTTGTGGCGCTCTCAATGGCCATCTTCAGTCTTTCTTTTGCCCAAGACGTGGATGAGAAAATCAAGGCTTTGGAAGAACAAATTGAGAGCCTCCAAAAGGAGCTCCAGGAACTGAAGAAAGCAAAGGAAGAGACGGAAGTTTTAAAAGAAGAGTTCAGGAAATTGAGACTGGAAATCGTTATGCCTGAAGCTTACAAACCTTACGCAGGTCTTGGACCTGCAGCCTCAAAGGTTTATCAAGTAAAGAAAGGTGTTTCCATAGGCGGATACGGAGAACTCCACTACATAAACAATCCGGATAATGATCCAAGTTCCATAATAGATCTCAAGAGGTTAATCCTGTACTTCGGTTACTCTTTCACTGAAAATTTAAAATTTAATTCTGAGATTGAGATTGAGCACGCATTTGTAGAAGGTGGAGAGGAAAGCGGTGAACTTGCAGTAGAATTCGCTTATCTGGATTACAACTTTTCTCCTAAGTTCGGACTTAGAGGCGGTATGCTCCTTATACCAGTAGGAATTGTAAACGAACTCCACGAGCCACCTACATTTCCTACCGTTGATAGACCATATCTTGAGAGAAACATAATCCCTACAACATGGAGTGAAAATGGTATTGGTATTTACGGAGACACGGACCTTATATCTTACAGGGCTTACATAGTAAACGGTATGAAGGCGGAAGAGGGAGAGTTTAAAGCATCTGCTCCATTGAAAAAACTCAGACAAAATGGTGGGGAGGCAGTTTCCGACTCTCTCGCTTTTACAGGAAGAATAGACTTTAAGCTTCCCAATAACTTAACTGTAGGAGCTTCTACCTTCATATCGGGCGTTCAGAATGAAGACGGTAAAAACTTAGGGAATATTTACCTGTTTTCTCCGCACCTCTGGTGGCAGTATGCGGGATGGGATGTAAGGTTCGTAGGAGCTTACGCCACGGTAAGTGATGCGGAAAAGATTACCCTTGAACTTTCTTCCGCAACTTGTGACAAAAGCACGTGTAACGTCTTTCCAAAGAGAATGCAGGGCTTTTACCTGCAAGTCGCTTACAACATCCTGAGACACTTTGATACAGAGCAAGAGCTCTACGTATTCGGAGTGTATGAAAATTACGACACGCACGCGTCTGTGCCCTCGGGATATGAAAAACCAAAGGGCTCCGAGGTTCAGATATTCAACTTCGGTATTTCTTACAAACCTCACCCTCTTGTGGCTCTAAAGGCGGATTATGTCAGGGAAGATTACAAAGATAAAAAGGACAACGATATTTACAGAGCGGCTATAACTTGGATGTTCTAA